One genomic window of Corynebacterium diphtheriae includes the following:
- the rlmN gene encoding 23S rRNA (adenine(2503)-C(2))-methyltransferase RlmN, with product MTNPTKPIPLNFDKPRRSMPPKHFADLSADERIDALKELGLPKFRANQIARHYYGRLEADPSTMTDLPAAAREKVKDALFPQLMQPVRAVQADDGETQKTLWKLHDGTLLESVLMRYPHRATLCISSQAGCGMACPFCATGQGGLDRNLSTGEIVDQVRAASATMQAEGGRLSNIVFMGMGEPLANYKRVVSAVRQITAPVPEGFGISQRNVTVSTVGLAPAIRTLADEDLSVTLAVSLHTPDDELRNTLVPTNNRWEVAEVLDAARYYADRSGRRVSIEYALIRDVNDQGWRADMLGKKLHKALGPLVHVNLIPLNPTPGSKWDASPIDRQKEFVRRVIAQGVTCTVRDTRGQEIAAACGQLAAEER from the coding sequence ATGACGAATCCAACGAAGCCCATTCCGCTAAATTTTGATAAGCCTCGGCGGTCCATGCCCCCGAAGCACTTTGCTGATCTTTCTGCTGACGAGCGTATCGACGCTCTCAAAGAGCTGGGTTTGCCAAAATTCCGTGCTAATCAGATTGCTCGGCATTATTATGGTCGCCTTGAAGCAGATCCTAGTACTATGACTGATTTGCCTGCGGCAGCAAGAGAAAAAGTAAAAGATGCGCTTTTTCCGCAGTTGATGCAACCGGTGCGTGCTGTTCAAGCAGATGATGGCGAAACCCAAAAAACTTTGTGGAAACTCCATGATGGGACTCTCTTAGAGTCAGTGCTGATGCGTTATCCTCACCGCGCAACGTTGTGTATTTCTTCCCAAGCTGGTTGCGGTATGGCTTGTCCGTTTTGTGCCACGGGCCAAGGGGGACTCGATCGTAACTTGTCTACTGGCGAAATCGTCGATCAGGTTCGTGCTGCGTCAGCGACGATGCAGGCTGAGGGCGGGCGATTGTCTAACATTGTCTTTATGGGGATGGGGGAGCCTCTCGCTAACTACAAGCGCGTCGTCTCAGCAGTTCGGCAAATTACAGCACCAGTACCGGAAGGATTTGGTATTTCCCAACGAAATGTCACGGTATCCACCGTGGGTCTGGCTCCTGCTATTCGAACGCTTGCGGATGAGGATCTTTCGGTCACTTTGGCAGTATCGCTGCATACACCAGACGATGAATTGCGTAACACCTTGGTTCCCACGAACAATCGCTGGGAGGTTGCTGAGGTTCTAGATGCGGCTCGTTATTATGCTGATCGATCTGGGCGACGCGTCTCGATTGAATATGCACTGATTCGCGACGTCAACGATCAGGGATGGCGTGCGGATATGTTGGGTAAGAAATTGCATAAAGCTCTTGGGCCATTGGTACACGTGAATCTTATTCCGCTTAATCCTACACCTGGGTCGAAGTGGGACGCATCGCCCATTGATCGTCAAAAGGAATTCGTCCGACGTGTTATTGCGCAAGGAGTGACGTGTACTGTGCGTGATACTCGAGGGCAGGAAATTGCGGCTGCGTGTGGTCAGCTTGCTGCAGAAGAGCGTTAG
- a CDS encoding LapA family protein has translation MVSMPDTTNNYESRSEVFDTPHDHLPDVTQSEYSVPAEIPQTTKPEVKSSFAGGTWFALIVGALLLIVLLIFILQNQQAVELNFFTLQFTVPAGVGFLLAAIFGALIMAMVGVVRMFQLRRQIKNLQRSI, from the coding sequence ATGGTGAGTATGCCTGATACCACGAACAATTATGAAAGCCGTTCAGAGGTTTTCGACACCCCTCACGATCATCTGCCTGATGTGACTCAATCTGAGTACTCAGTACCGGCTGAAATCCCTCAGACTACTAAGCCTGAAGTAAAAAGCTCATTCGCAGGCGGTACGTGGTTCGCACTAATCGTAGGCGCATTGCTACTTATCGTGTTGTTGATTTTCATTCTGCAAAACCAACAAGCCGTAGAATTGAACTTCTTTACCCTTCAATTCACTGTACCGGCAGGAGTGGGCTTTCTCCTCGCTGCGATCTTTGGAGCACTCATCATGGCAATGGTAGGTGTGGTACGAATGTTCCAGCTACGTCGACAAATTAAAAACTTACAGCGTTCGATTTAA
- a CDS encoding phosphatidate cytidylyltransferase, with protein sequence MPHSSTAFEHLPKPKNSAGRNLKAAISVGIGLGALVLLAIFVIPFGWYPLVAIAIAVATWEVERRLIEAGYLLQRWVMLIGGQVMLWLSWPFGPKGLVAGFVGVVLATMFGRLFHHGRSMPPKNYLRDTAVAIFVLTWIPLFGSFAAMLSLFETETAPGKYFIVTFMLCVIASDVGGYIAGVMFGSHPMAPAVSPKKSWEGFIGSVVFGMTVGALTVSYLLGHQWWWGLVLGFGLVICATLGDLVESQFKRELGIKDMSAILPGHGGLMDRLDGMLPSAMVTWLVLSVISSV encoded by the coding sequence ATGCCTCATTCATCAACGGCTTTTGAGCACTTGCCTAAACCGAAGAATTCGGCTGGTCGAAACCTGAAAGCCGCGATCAGCGTTGGAATCGGCTTGGGCGCCCTCGTATTGCTCGCTATCTTTGTTATCCCCTTTGGTTGGTATCCATTAGTGGCTATCGCAATCGCAGTGGCAACTTGGGAGGTAGAGCGCCGTTTAATAGAAGCCGGTTATCTTCTGCAACGATGGGTCATGCTTATTGGCGGACAAGTCATGTTGTGGCTTAGTTGGCCATTCGGTCCGAAGGGATTAGTCGCTGGTTTCGTCGGCGTTGTACTCGCTACGATGTTTGGTCGGCTTTTCCATCATGGTCGTTCTATGCCACCGAAAAACTATCTGCGAGATACTGCCGTCGCAATTTTTGTTTTAACGTGGATCCCACTTTTTGGTAGTTTTGCGGCAATGCTTTCGCTGTTTGAAACAGAAACAGCACCCGGAAAGTACTTCATCGTCACATTCATGTTGTGCGTTATCGCCTCTGACGTAGGCGGTTATATTGCAGGCGTGATGTTCGGATCGCACCCCATGGCACCTGCGGTAAGCCCAAAGAAATCGTGGGAGGGCTTTATCGGTTCTGTAGTCTTTGGCATGACCGTTGGAGCACTCACTGTGTCCTATTTATTAGGGCATCAATGGTGGTGGGGATTAGTTCTCGGATTTGGACTCGTGATCTGCGCGACACTGGGCGATCTTGTCGAATCCCAGTTTAAGAGGGAGCTCGGGATCAAAGACATGTCTGCGATTTTGCCCGGCCATGGTGGCCTGATGGATCGGCTTGACGGTATGTTGCCATCGGCTATGGTGACATGGTTAGTCTTGAGTGTGATTTCTTCAGTATAG
- the frr gene encoding ribosome recycling factor, with translation MIDEILFEAEEHMNTSVERTRDELVNIRTGRANPAMFNGVIADYYGVPTPITQMATISVPEARMLLIKPYEMSMMNEIENAIRNSDLGVNPTNDGQVLRVTIPQLTEERRRDMAKLAKSKGEDGKIAIRNVRRKGMDQLKKIQKDGDAGEDEVQAAEKELDKVTAKYVAQVDEVVAKKEAELMEV, from the coding sequence ATGATCGATGAGATCCTGTTTGAAGCTGAAGAGCACATGAACACTTCGGTGGAACGTACCCGTGACGAGCTGGTCAATATCCGTACCGGTCGTGCAAACCCTGCAATGTTTAATGGAGTAATTGCCGATTACTACGGGGTACCAACTCCAATTACACAGATGGCCACCATTTCTGTCCCAGAGGCTCGTATGCTGCTGATTAAGCCTTACGAGATGTCGATGATGAACGAAATTGAGAACGCGATCCGTAATTCGGATTTGGGAGTTAACCCAACTAATGATGGCCAAGTTCTCCGTGTTACCATCCCGCAGCTGACAGAAGAGCGTCGTCGTGACATGGCTAAACTCGCAAAGTCTAAGGGCGAAGACGGTAAGATCGCCATCCGCAATGTTCGTCGCAAAGGCATGGATCAGCTCAAGAAGATTCAAAAAGATGGCGATGCTGGCGAGGATGAAGTTCAGGCTGCTGAAAAGGAGCTTGATAAAGTTACCGCTAAGTATGTAGCTCAGGTTGATGAGGTTGTTGCTAAGAAGGAAGCAGAACTGATGGAGGTTTAA
- the pyrH gene encoding UMP kinase, translating to MTEGVQNERTGYKRVMLKLGGEMFGGGAVGIDPDVVQNVARQIASVARTGAEIAVVIGGGNFFRGAQLQQRGLDRNRSDYMGMLGTVMNCLALQDFLEQEGIDCRVQTAINMAQVAEPYLPLRAKRHLEKGRVVIFGAGMGMPYFSTDTTAAQRALEIDCEVLLMAKAVDGVYDDDPRTNPDAQLFHQITPREVIEKGLKVADATAFSLCMDNKMPILVFNLLTEGNIARAVAGDQIGTLVQS from the coding sequence ATGACTGAAGGTGTCCAAAACGAACGTACTGGCTACAAGCGAGTAATGCTCAAACTCGGCGGTGAAATGTTTGGCGGTGGGGCAGTGGGAATTGACCCTGATGTCGTCCAAAATGTTGCACGACAGATCGCCAGTGTTGCTCGTACCGGAGCGGAGATCGCTGTAGTTATCGGAGGCGGTAATTTCTTCCGAGGTGCGCAGCTGCAACAGCGTGGTTTGGATCGTAACCGCTCAGACTACATGGGTATGCTGGGCACTGTTATGAACTGCTTGGCTCTGCAGGACTTCCTTGAACAAGAGGGCATTGATTGTCGTGTACAAACCGCCATCAATATGGCCCAGGTTGCTGAGCCATATTTGCCTCTTCGTGCAAAGCGACACCTAGAAAAGGGTCGCGTAGTTATCTTTGGTGCAGGTATGGGTATGCCTTATTTCTCCACCGATACGACTGCAGCACAGCGTGCTCTAGAAATTGATTGTGAAGTTCTTCTTATGGCTAAAGCCGTTGATGGAGTTTACGATGACGATCCTCGTACTAACCCAGATGCACAGTTGTTCCACCAGATTACCCCTCGTGAAGTAATCGAAAAGGGTCTAAAAGTCGCGGATGCAACAGCATTTAGCCTGTGCATGGACAACAAAATGCCAATTTTGGTGTTCAACCTTCTCACAGAAGGTAATATCGCTCGTGCTGTCGCGGGTGACCAAATCGGTACTTTGGTTCAATCCTGA
- the tsf gene encoding translation elongation factor Ts, with translation MANYTAADVKKLREITGSGMLDCKKALEETNGDFDKAVEVLRIKGAKDVGKRAERNATEGLIAVSGNTMVEINSETDFVAKNAEFKEFAQKVADAAAAVKANTPEELAAADLDGKTAADAIQELSAKIGEKLELRRAITLEGEKLSVYLHQRSADLPPAVGVLVAYTGEGDAAQAAAHAAAMQVAALKAQYLTREDVPAEVIEKERSIAEQITREEGKPEKAIPKIVEGRLNGFYKDVCLVEQASVADSKKTVKQVMDEAGVTLTGFARYEVGQH, from the coding sequence ATGGCGAACTACACTGCTGCTGACGTTAAGAAGCTGCGTGAAATCACCGGCTCCGGCATGCTCGACTGCAAGAAGGCTCTGGAAGAGACCAACGGTGACTTCGACAAGGCCGTTGAGGTTCTTCGTATCAAGGGTGCAAAGGACGTCGGAAAGCGCGCTGAGCGCAACGCAACCGAGGGCCTGATTGCTGTTTCTGGCAACACCATGGTTGAGATCAACTCCGAGACGGACTTCGTTGCAAAGAACGCAGAGTTCAAGGAATTTGCTCAGAAGGTTGCTGACGCAGCTGCAGCTGTTAAGGCAAACACTCCTGAGGAACTCGCTGCTGCTGATCTTGATGGCAAGACCGCTGCTGATGCAATTCAGGAATTGTCCGCAAAGATCGGTGAGAAGCTCGAGCTGCGTCGTGCTATCACCTTGGAAGGCGAGAAGCTCTCCGTTTACCTCCACCAGCGTTCTGCTGACCTGCCTCCAGCAGTGGGCGTTTTGGTTGCCTACACCGGTGAAGGCGATGCAGCTCAGGCTGCCGCTCACGCCGCTGCAATGCAGGTTGCTGCTCTCAAGGCTCAGTACCTGACCCGCGAGGATGTTCCTGCTGAGGTCATCGAGAAGGAGCGCTCCATCGCTGAGCAGATCACCCGTGAAGAGGGCAAGCCAGAAAAGGCAATTCCGAAGATCGTTGAGGGCCGTCTGAACGGCTTCTACAAGGATGTGTGCTTGGTTGAGCAGGCTTCCGTTGCAGATAGCAAGAAGACTGTTAAGCAGGTCATGGATGAAGCTGGTGTTACCTTGACCGGTTTCGCTCGCTATGAGGTTGGCCAGCACTAA
- the rpsB gene encoding 30S ribosomal protein S2 — MAVVTMRELLDAGVHFGHQTRRWNPKMRRFIFTDRNGIYIIDLQQTLTYIDEAYEFVKETVAHGGTILYVGTKKQAQESVKNEAERVGMPYVNHRWLGGMLTNFQTVSKRLHRMKELQAMDAAENGYEGRTKKEVLMLTRERTKLERVLGGIADMTKTPSAMWVVDTNKEHIAVSEAHKLNIPVVAILDTNCDPDVVNFPVPGNDDAIRSIDVLTKVISHAVIEGKKAREERALAAAKEAAGDANKTEVAAKVEATEEVAAEAEAK; from the coding sequence ATGGCAGTTGTAACCATGCGCGAGCTTCTCGACGCTGGTGTTCACTTCGGACACCAGACCCGTCGCTGGAACCCAAAGATGCGTCGTTTCATCTTCACCGACCGTAACGGCATCTACATCATCGACCTTCAGCAGACCCTGACCTACATTGACGAGGCATACGAGTTCGTCAAGGAGACGGTTGCACACGGTGGCACCATCTTGTACGTCGGTACCAAGAAGCAGGCTCAGGAGTCCGTCAAGAACGAGGCTGAGCGCGTTGGTATGCCTTACGTCAACCACCGTTGGCTTGGCGGTATGCTCACCAACTTCCAGACCGTTTCTAAGCGACTTCACCGTATGAAGGAGCTCCAGGCTATGGATGCTGCAGAAAACGGTTACGAGGGTCGCACCAAGAAGGAAGTTCTCATGCTGACCCGTGAGCGCACCAAGTTGGAGCGCGTCCTCGGCGGTATTGCAGACATGACCAAGACGCCTTCTGCTATGTGGGTTGTAGACACCAACAAGGAGCACATCGCTGTTTCCGAGGCTCACAAGCTGAACATCCCAGTTGTGGCAATTCTTGACACCAACTGTGATCCAGATGTTGTTAACTTCCCAGTTCCAGGCAACGATGACGCAATCCGCTCCATCGACGTTCTGACCAAGGTTATCTCTCACGCAGTTATCGAGGGCAAGAAGGCTCGCGAAGAGCGTGCACTTGCCGCTGCTAAAGAAGCAGCTGGCGATGCCAACAAGACCGAGGTAGCGGCTAAGGTTGAGGCAACCGAAGAGGTTGCAGCTGAAGCTGAGGCTAAGTAA
- a CDS encoding M23 family metallopeptidase: MKKILTVISSFLLALFIAQPASTTPTNPLTSTYINPATGDPSIARVIRPFDKPQHNWLKGHRGVDLDIPVNGAVRAANSGIIAFAGKVAGKPVISIDHPDGLRTTYQPVTTALNTGDLVERGEIIGVLAPSVDGFPGLHWGVLRGKDNYLNPLSLLEPLHIRLKPPQMRVRSK; encoded by the coding sequence ATGAAGAAAATACTTACAGTCATATCAAGTTTCCTTTTAGCACTTTTCATCGCCCAACCCGCTAGCACAACCCCTACCAACCCGCTGACCTCTACTTATATCAATCCCGCCACAGGAGATCCTTCAATAGCCCGCGTGATTCGTCCTTTTGATAAGCCTCAACACAACTGGCTCAAAGGACATCGAGGAGTCGATCTCGATATTCCCGTTAACGGTGCAGTACGGGCCGCTAACTCTGGGATCATCGCTTTTGCCGGCAAGGTAGCCGGTAAGCCTGTCATTTCGATCGATCATCCCGATGGTTTAAGAACCACTTACCAACCGGTAACTACAGCCCTCAACACTGGAGATTTAGTAGAGCGCGGAGAAATCATCGGCGTTCTAGCTCCAAGTGTCGACGGATTCCCCGGTCTTCACTGGGGCGTACTTCGGGGAAAGGACAACTACCTCAATCCCCTCAGTCTTCTCGAACCATTGCACATTCGGCTAAAACCACCTCAGATGAGGGTTCGGTCAAAATAA
- a CDS encoding tyrosine recombinase XerC, translated as MPAQLTELVDDFCEYLDLGLGRSPATVRSYKSDLFGFVNRFATLDQFTLDNVREWLAQAVADGKSRATIARRTASIKAFSGWLLRNGYNDIDVAARLVAPKVQRTLPTVVSERTMTNIVEKPASTTEDTFVRDRAICELLYASGIRVSELCGLNTGDVDLKRQTARVTGKGNKQRVVPFGDQATAALSHWLNGVRSEMLISAGCTSGVDALFVGVRGKRIDPRQVRRIVETSGQEHGIDGLAPHALRHTAATHLLDNGADLRVVQEMLGHSSLNTTQIYTHVSTQRLKEAYKNAHPRAQKNL; from the coding sequence GTGCCAGCCCAACTAACCGAACTTGTCGACGATTTCTGTGAGTATCTGGATTTGGGCTTAGGGCGATCGCCGGCCACTGTCCGTTCTTATAAAAGTGACCTCTTTGGTTTTGTAAATCGATTTGCCACATTAGATCAATTTACGTTGGACAATGTGCGAGAGTGGTTGGCTCAAGCGGTCGCCGACGGTAAATCTCGTGCAACTATCGCACGTCGTACTGCGTCGATAAAAGCGTTTAGTGGATGGTTGCTGCGAAACGGCTACAACGATATAGATGTGGCTGCACGGTTGGTAGCGCCGAAGGTGCAACGCACATTGCCTACGGTAGTAAGCGAGCGCACCATGACGAATATCGTCGAAAAGCCGGCTTCGACGACTGAAGATACTTTTGTTCGTGATCGTGCTATTTGTGAGTTGTTGTATGCGTCGGGAATTCGTGTGTCTGAGCTTTGCGGATTGAATACTGGTGATGTCGATCTCAAACGTCAAACTGCTCGAGTAACTGGTAAAGGAAATAAACAACGTGTTGTTCCATTCGGAGACCAAGCTACAGCGGCACTTTCCCATTGGCTAAATGGGGTGCGAAGCGAAATGTTGATTTCTGCCGGATGTACAAGCGGAGTAGATGCGTTATTTGTAGGGGTGCGGGGTAAAAGGATCGATCCACGCCAAGTAAGGCGAATTGTGGAAACCTCTGGTCAAGAACACGGAATAGATGGCTTAGCTCCGCACGCACTGCGGCATACAGCAGCAACGCACCTACTCGATAACGGAGCAGATCTCAGGGTTGTGCAAGAAATGCTGGGACACTCCTCTTTGAATACCACTCAGATATATACACATGTAAGTACTCAACGGCTTAAGGAAGCGTATAAAAACGCACATCCCCGTGCGCAAAAAAACTTGTAG
- the dprA gene encoding DNA-processing protein DprA: MSRLEAWAYLSRVFEGPSRSLQKLLETESDVEKIAWGIKKREAWLGPILSETASRYSVSLEQEDLTTIKNLGGRLVTPDDDEWPREKFETAFGFAASGTSSLVRSYQSDAVAPHALWVRGAPLSTTVDRSVAIVGTRAMSHYGKSATSMLAAGIADHHWTIVSGGALGVDTVAHTEALQRQKPTVAVCARGLDAPYPRKNAKLLRSIAETGCLVSEYAPGLTPHRHRFLTRNRLVAALSQGTVVVEAAWRSGALNTLSWASALGRVAMAVPGPVTNTGSLGCHERIRNKEAELVCSAEEILALVGTLGEFDPNGQYELQFAADPIQSLSRNEMRVFDSLDSNPHATDMVAAAAGIPIGLCVHILRDLEKKQLVMREGAHWHRC; the protein is encoded by the coding sequence ATGAGCAGGCTAGAAGCTTGGGCATATTTGTCTCGAGTTTTTGAAGGACCTAGCAGATCACTCCAGAAACTTTTAGAGACAGAATCTGATGTAGAAAAAATCGCATGGGGGATCAAAAAGAGAGAAGCGTGGCTTGGGCCTATCTTGTCTGAAACGGCTTCGCGCTATTCAGTCTCATTGGAACAAGAGGATCTAACTACAATCAAGAATCTCGGTGGCAGGCTTGTCACTCCTGATGATGACGAATGGCCACGGGAAAAATTCGAGACTGCATTTGGTTTTGCCGCCTCTGGTACCAGCTCTCTAGTGCGCTCATATCAATCCGATGCAGTTGCCCCTCACGCCCTCTGGGTTCGTGGTGCACCGCTATCGACGACTGTTGATCGCAGCGTGGCCATCGTAGGTACCCGTGCTATGAGCCACTATGGCAAGAGCGCGACTTCAATGTTGGCAGCGGGAATCGCCGATCATCATTGGACGATAGTCTCAGGAGGAGCTCTAGGAGTAGACACCGTAGCCCACACCGAAGCTCTGCAACGACAAAAACCCACAGTAGCAGTATGCGCACGTGGACTTGATGCACCTTATCCGCGTAAAAACGCAAAACTGCTACGCTCGATCGCTGAAACCGGATGCTTAGTCAGCGAATACGCGCCGGGATTAACACCACACCGCCACCGTTTTTTGACCCGCAATCGGTTAGTAGCTGCATTATCTCAAGGAACCGTAGTAGTTGAAGCTGCATGGCGTTCCGGTGCACTTAACACGCTTAGCTGGGCAAGTGCTTTAGGAAGAGTAGCAATGGCCGTGCCTGGCCCAGTAACGAACACTGGTTCATTAGGTTGCCATGAACGCATTAGAAATAAAGAGGCCGAATTGGTGTGTAGCGCTGAGGAAATTCTTGCTTTGGTAGGAACCTTGGGCGAGTTTGACCCCAATGGGCAATATGAATTGCAGTTTGCAGCCGATCCGATTCAAAGCCTAAGTAGAAATGAAATGAGAGTTTTTGATTCGTTGGATTCAAATCCTCACGCCACTGACATGGTTGCGGCGGCTGCTGGTATTCCGATTGGGCTTTGCGTTCATATTCTGCGTGATCTAGAAAAGAAACAACTCGTTATGCGGGAGGGGGCCCACTGGCATAGATGTTAA
- a CDS encoding YifB family Mg chelatase-like AAA ATPase codes for MGLAKTRSAAISGVTGVIVDVEANIGAGLPGTYIVGLADAAVAEARQRIKTAVNNSELPWPKTKVIVNLSPASLRKNGAQFDLGICMAIMAAAGMHNPDCRDIENTLFLGEIGLDGVIKPISGLVPALLAARGAEIRNVVIPWGNAAEAMAVIDDSAMNVLVARSISEATEWLKGNDDLIAAHDVILDEHATKKQPHKVGDMQDVVGQSDAKKAAEIAVAGGHNIVMIGPPGSGKSMIAQRMAGLLPALTHTEMIEATAIHSVMGQAFNGPMTHPPFVAPHHSITKAALLGGGSGNLQPGAASLAHTGVLFLDEVSEIPANILDCLRMPLECGEIKLMRHRREVTFPARFQLVMATNPCRCAAELPSECRCSATTRARYLNNISGPLRDRLDIFVRTHAQGAVISDTNQESSKSIAERVQSARERSEHRWRTAGFTVTTNAAMDPYLLRRHFPADEASMALLSSYLGDGELSQRGVDRALKVAWTLCDLEGKTRPDLGHTAYALELRDDCIRENAA; via the coding sequence ATGGGGCTTGCTAAAACTCGATCAGCGGCAATCTCGGGGGTCACAGGCGTTATCGTCGACGTTGAAGCCAATATCGGAGCTGGTTTACCCGGCACCTATATCGTGGGACTTGCCGACGCTGCGGTTGCAGAAGCACGTCAACGGATTAAAACTGCTGTGAATAACTCAGAGCTACCGTGGCCGAAAACCAAAGTAATAGTCAACCTTTCCCCAGCGTCGTTGCGAAAAAATGGGGCGCAATTCGACCTCGGAATATGCATGGCCATCATGGCTGCCGCTGGGATGCATAACCCCGATTGCCGCGATATCGAAAACACTTTGTTTTTAGGTGAAATCGGCCTAGACGGTGTGATTAAACCGATATCTGGATTAGTTCCAGCATTGTTGGCTGCACGGGGCGCGGAAATAAGAAATGTGGTCATTCCGTGGGGAAACGCTGCCGAAGCTATGGCGGTAATCGATGATTCCGCAATGAATGTTCTTGTCGCACGCTCGATTAGCGAGGCAACCGAATGGCTCAAGGGTAACGATGACTTGATCGCTGCTCATGACGTCATACTTGATGAGCATGCGACGAAAAAGCAGCCGCACAAAGTGGGCGATATGCAAGATGTTGTGGGACAAAGTGATGCAAAGAAAGCAGCAGAAATCGCAGTTGCTGGTGGCCACAACATTGTCATGATTGGCCCACCAGGTTCCGGAAAATCCATGATTGCTCAACGCATGGCTGGCCTTCTACCTGCTCTCACGCATACAGAAATGATAGAAGCGACAGCGATCCACTCGGTCATGGGACAAGCCTTCAACGGGCCCATGACGCACCCACCGTTTGTAGCGCCGCATCATTCCATTACTAAAGCAGCGTTATTAGGCGGAGGATCCGGAAACCTCCAACCCGGAGCTGCCAGCCTGGCACATACTGGTGTTTTGTTTCTTGATGAAGTAAGCGAGATACCAGCAAATATTCTTGATTGCTTACGAATGCCATTGGAATGCGGCGAAATTAAACTCATGCGGCATCGTCGCGAAGTCACCTTTCCTGCACGTTTTCAACTAGTTATGGCAACAAACCCGTGTCGCTGTGCAGCAGAGTTACCTTCAGAGTGCCGATGTAGCGCAACTACACGAGCACGGTATTTGAACAATATTTCGGGGCCACTGCGCGATCGACTTGACATTTTTGTACGTACACATGCTCAAGGTGCCGTGATCTCAGATACAAACCAAGAGTCCAGTAAATCGATTGCAGAGCGAGTTCAAAGTGCTCGTGAGCGTAGTGAACATCGTTGGCGCACTGCGGGCTTTACTGTAACAACCAATGCAGCGATGGATCCGTACCTTCTTCGACGGCATTTCCCCGCAGATGAGGCATCGATGGCACTTCTTAGCTCCTATCTTGGCGACGGTGAATTGAGCCAACGCGGAGTTGACCGCGCACTGAAAGTTGCATGGACATTGTGTGATTTGGAAGGAAAAACACGTCCTGACTTAGGCCACACAGCGTATGCACTTGAGCTACGCGATGATTGTATTAGGGAGAATGCCGCATGA
- a CDS encoding YraN family protein, which yields MDPACASVDNSQSDPLTDSYPQKCRYSFHRNCQGIILGVNLKRKNSHYTKGATMTATHNHYLAVLGEDFVAQQYANEGYDITARNVSFSVGEIDIIATSPQGEVVFIEVKTRSSSLMDAAEAVTPTKMRKIHRAASKWLQGKPFADIRFDVVAVHVDEYGELDMTRYQGVEHGAC from the coding sequence ATGGATCCAGCATGCGCATCTGTGGATAACTCCCAAAGTGATCCCTTGACAGACAGTTATCCACAGAAATGCAGGTATTCGTTTCATCGCAATTGCCAAGGAATCATACTTGGCGTCAACCTGAAGAGGAAAAACTCGCACTACACAAAGGGGGCAACGATGACAGCTACGCATAATCACTACTTAGCCGTTCTCGGTGAAGATTTCGTCGCACAACAATATGCCAACGAAGGCTATGACATAACGGCACGCAACGTGTCATTTTCGGTGGGGGAGATCGACATTATCGCTACTAGTCCTCAAGGGGAAGTAGTGTTCATTGAGGTAAAAACTCGTTCATCTTCTCTCATGGATGCTGCTGAGGCAGTCACACCAACCAAAATGCGGAAAATCCATAGAGCTGCTTCGAAATGGCTTCAAGGGAAACCATTCGCAGATATCCGTTTCGACGTCGTTGCCGTTCACGTCGATGAATATGGTGAGCTAGATATGACGCGTTACCAAGGGGTGGAACATGGGGCTTGCTAA
- a CDS encoding DUF2469 domain-containing protein — protein MSAEELDNYEAEVELSLYREYRDVVSQFSYVVETERRFYLANAVELIPHTQGGDVYYEVRMSDAWVWDMYRSARFVRYVRVITYKDVNIEELDKPDLVIPE, from the coding sequence ATGAGCGCTGAAGAGCTCGATAATTATGAGGCGGAAGTTGAACTGTCCTTGTACCGCGAATACCGAGATGTGGTTAGCCAATTTTCGTACGTGGTAGAAACCGAGCGGCGCTTTTACCTTGCCAATGCAGTAGAACTCATCCCGCATACCCAAGGCGGGGATGTGTACTACGAAGTTCGGATGTCAGATGCATGGGTCTGGGACATGTACCGATCAGCGCGATTTGTTCGCTATGTCCGTGTCATAACCTATAAAGACGTCAACATCGAAGAACTTGATAAGCCTGATCTCGTAATCCCAGAATAA